One cyanobiont of Ornithocercus magnificus DNA segment encodes these proteins:
- a CDS encoding cofactor assembly of complex C subunit B: MPPSARVALAAGLLVLTLAISNGLEAGFVSPALQRAEILAGLSGVGLMLVAVLWTQAAPVAPKRVELEGPRGLRINDTLPSSVRYELAWGSHLLLTATPAATVLLYWNGVTLLHRGILTNDSFLPGAICMQARERGKLISLVDTRLFPGRTEFDSVTQNLPAVMVYPLSNRGWLVLGGWSSRCFSRSDERWLCGWAEKIRTQLEMLDA, translated from the coding sequence ATGCCTCCCTCAGCCCGTGTGGCCCTTGCTGCTGGACTACTTGTGCTGACGCTGGCTATCAGCAACGGCTTAGAGGCCGGCTTCGTCTCGCCTGCATTACAGCGTGCTGAGATCTTGGCGGGTCTCTCAGGTGTTGGCTTAATGCTGGTGGCAGTTTTATGGACACAAGCGGCGCCTGTAGCACCGAAACGTGTTGAACTTGAAGGGCCACGAGGTCTCAGAATAAATGACACGCTGCCGTCTTCAGTACGCTATGAACTAGCCTGGGGGAGCCATTTACTGCTCACAGCAACGCCAGCCGCTACTGTGCTTCTGTATTGGAATGGAGTAACACTTCTTCATCGTGGTATCCTTACAAACGACTCCTTTCTTCCAGGAGCTATCTGTATGCAGGCTAGAGAGCGCGGCAAGCTAATTTCGCTTGTTGACACAAGACTGTTTCCCGGTCGTACTGAATTTGACAGTGTGACGCAGAATCTGCCAGCAGTCATGGTGTATCCCCTATCTAATAGAGGTTGGCTTGTGCTTGGTGGGTGGTCTTCCCGCTGTTTTAGTCGCTCTGATGAGCGCTGGTTATGTGGCTGGGCTGAGAAGATTAGAACCCAATTAGAGATGCTTGATGCTTAG
- a CDS encoding haloacid dehalogenase — protein sequence MCELRAVFWDVDGTLADSEMEGHRPAYNEAFAKEGLSWHWDKNTYARLLFIAGGYHRLQSFAREQGTELDSEQLYRVRLAKQEYYLRRAKNGDVPLRQGVRRLVHELKASGIQQWIVTSSSFSSVKALLDANFPDPDTFCGCITSEDVGRPKPSPEGYALALTRSCCAANEVIVIEDSHAGLLAACAAGLACLVTPSVWDHRITHEHHQACAVLSSLGEPNYPATLLKGFACPESLVTVDYLQLLLLEFSGR from the coding sequence ATGTGCGAACTTAGAGCAGTTTTTTGGGATGTAGACGGCACTCTAGCTGACTCAGAGATGGAGGGTCACCGCCCAGCTTATAATGAAGCTTTCGCAAAGGAGGGATTAAGCTGGCACTGGGACAAGAATACCTACGCGCGTCTTCTGTTTATTGCTGGAGGATACCACCGCTTACAATCATTTGCACGCGAGCAAGGAACTGAACTCGATAGTGAGCAGTTGTACCGTGTTCGCCTAGCTAAGCAAGAGTACTACCTACGCCGTGCCAAAAATGGTGATGTGCCTCTTAGACAAGGAGTCCGGCGGTTGGTGCATGAGCTGAAAGCGTCAGGTATCCAGCAGTGGATTGTCACTAGTAGCTCTTTTTCCTCTGTCAAGGCTCTGCTAGATGCTAATTTTCCTGACCCAGATACATTCTGCGGTTGTATTACCTCAGAAGATGTTGGGAGACCTAAGCCTAGTCCTGAAGGATATGCTCTTGCTCTTACTCGTAGCTGCTGCGCGGCAAATGAAGTGATTGTTATTGAGGATTCCCATGCTGGCCTTCTAGCAGCCTGTGCTGCGGGTCTAGCCTGCCTAGTTACCCCTTCTGTCTGGGACCACAGGATCACCCATGAACATCACCAAGCCTGTGCGGTCTTGAGCAGCTTAGGTGAGCCTAACTATCCAGCTACCTTGCTAAAAGGCTTTGCTTGCCCAGAGTCCCTAGTCACTGTTGATTATCTCCAGCTTTTGCTCCTAGAATTTTCTGGAAGGTAG
- a CDS encoding ATP-dependent zinc metalloprotease FtsH has translation MSSGNLESNSFPFWLRRSDPPPSYSELLRQIRRREVASLELIPARREVQVTYTDGRSARVPVLASDQTILRTAESVGTPLTVKDIRQEQAIAGLTGNLVLVLLVVAGLSFLLRRSAQMANRAMGFGRSQARLKPQEDLEVCFEDVAGISEAKQELQEVVTFLKQPEGFIKLGAKIPKGVLLVGPPGTGKTLLAKAIAGEAGVPFFSIAASEFVELFVGVGASRVRDLFCKAKEKSPCIIFIDEIDAVGRQRGAGIGGGNDEREQTLNQLLTEMDGFADNSGVILLAATNRSDVLDAALMRPGRFDRRIDISLPDRRGRLAILSVHARTRPLQEEVALEDWAKRTPGFSGAELANLLNEAAILTVRDEQLAIGNRQLEAALERVTIGLTAAPLQDCAKKRLIAYHEIGHALVAALMPRADRVDKVTLLPRGSGVGGFTRFWPDEEVLDSGIVTRSYLEARLVVALGGRAAEEVVFGSGEVTQGASSDLQSVTYLAREMVTRFGFSSLGLVALEGPGSDVFLGRDLIHTRPSYAESTGRVIDQQVRILAMQALDQARRLLSSRREVMDRLVEVLIEEETLQGERFLELAGLA, from the coding sequence GTGAGCTCCGGCAACCTAGAGTCTAATTCCTTCCCATTCTGGCTGCGACGCTCTGATCCGCCTCCAAGCTACAGTGAGTTGCTGCGCCAGATCCGCAGGAGAGAAGTTGCATCGCTGGAGCTTATCCCAGCGCGTCGAGAAGTACAAGTAACTTACACCGATGGCAGATCTGCCCGTGTTCCTGTACTTGCCAGCGACCAGACGATTCTTCGCACAGCTGAGTCAGTTGGAACACCATTAACTGTGAAAGACATCCGTCAGGAGCAAGCGATTGCTGGTCTTACCGGCAATCTAGTGCTTGTTCTCCTGGTTGTGGCCGGGCTCTCCTTTCTGCTGCGACGTTCTGCTCAGATGGCTAACCGCGCCATGGGATTTGGGCGTAGTCAAGCTCGCCTCAAACCTCAGGAAGATTTGGAAGTGTGCTTTGAAGACGTAGCAGGAATTTCCGAGGCTAAGCAAGAACTGCAAGAAGTAGTTACATTCTTGAAACAGCCTGAGGGCTTTATTAAGCTTGGGGCTAAGATTCCAAAAGGTGTCCTCCTTGTCGGTCCTCCTGGCACAGGCAAAACTCTCCTCGCTAAGGCGATTGCAGGCGAAGCTGGTGTTCCATTCTTCTCAATAGCTGCCTCAGAGTTTGTTGAGCTATTTGTTGGTGTCGGTGCTAGTCGTGTCCGTGACCTATTCTGTAAGGCTAAGGAGAAATCACCCTGCATTATCTTTATTGATGAGATAGATGCCGTAGGTCGCCAGCGTGGTGCAGGAATCGGTGGGGGTAATGATGAACGGGAGCAAACTTTGAACCAGTTGCTCACTGAGATGGATGGGTTTGCAGATAACTCTGGCGTGATCCTGCTAGCCGCAACGAATCGCTCAGATGTATTAGATGCGGCCCTGATGCGTCCTGGTCGTTTCGATCGCCGTATTGATATATCTCTGCCTGATCGGCGCGGCCGCTTAGCAATTCTCAGTGTCCACGCCAGGACACGCCCCTTGCAAGAGGAGGTAGCACTGGAGGATTGGGCAAAGCGAACACCCGGGTTTTCAGGCGCTGAGCTGGCTAACCTTCTTAACGAGGCTGCCATTCTCACGGTTAGGGACGAACAACTTGCAATAGGTAATCGCCAACTGGAGGCTGCTCTTGAGCGAGTCACTATAGGATTGACTGCAGCACCTCTACAAGATTGCGCTAAGAAGCGTCTGATTGCGTATCATGAGATTGGGCACGCTCTTGTAGCGGCCCTCATGCCTCGCGCGGACCGTGTCGATAAAGTGACATTGCTACCACGTGGCAGCGGGGTAGGAGGATTTACCCGATTCTGGCCAGATGAAGAAGTTCTTGATTCTGGGATCGTAACGCGATCTTATCTCGAGGCCCGCTTAGTAGTTGCTCTTGGCGGTCGGGCAGCCGAGGAGGTTGTCTTTGGCTCTGGAGAGGTAACCCAGGGAGCTAGTAGTGACTTGCAAAGCGTCACATATTTAGCGCGCGAGATGGTTACCCGGTTTGGTTTTTCGTCTCTCGGTCTTGTAGCGCTCGAGGGTCCAGGCTCAGACGTGTTCCTTGGGAGAGATCTGATCCATACACGTCCAAGCTATGCCGAATCTACCGGGAGAGTAATTGATCAGCAAGTTCGCATCCTAGCTATGCAAGCTCTTGATCAGGCCCGAAGACTTCTATCATCGCGACGTGAAGTTATGGATCGCCTTGTTGAGGTATTGATCGAGGAGGAAACGCTCCAAGGAGAACGATTTCTTGAGCTTGCTGGTCTTGCTTAG
- a CDS encoding kinase: protein MDSKLRFLPLRGLHLLDRHPDPWSLRLLLADLGWPDPVAWVQHWQIRGGSRLAYRDWSNGIADDWIWGLGLPLLTEIEKALVFGREWLLGLSALPGCGKTSLGHWIQAAARQLNWPVYVLSLDDFYWPAKILEGRMAGNPWNVPRALPGSHDLNLLAKTIDSWRHQGTLTAPCFSKHLRGGYGDRSGWQTANPRVLLLEGWFLGCRPWEQQCMDEEPRGIQLTDRERAYRQVVHSELVLYQSVWQRLDRLWQLRALDHQAVEVWKRQQELSMHLRTGNSLTSEELDRMIRMIRTAMPSSSLHKIPADVVAEIRTDRSVPRIGLVGQPSASSVSSTG from the coding sequence ATGGATAGCAAGCTGCGTTTCCTTCCCCTTAGAGGACTTCACCTCTTAGATCGTCATCCTGATCCTTGGTCTCTACGACTGTTGCTCGCAGATCTTGGCTGGCCAGATCCTGTAGCTTGGGTACAACACTGGCAGATTAGGGGGGGCAGCAGGCTCGCTTATAGGGATTGGAGTAATGGTATTGCTGATGACTGGATCTGGGGACTTGGACTACCGCTACTTACCGAGATAGAAAAAGCTTTAGTGTTTGGCAGGGAGTGGCTTCTTGGTTTAAGTGCACTGCCAGGTTGTGGTAAGACTAGTCTCGGCCACTGGATTCAGGCAGCTGCGCGACAACTTAACTGGCCTGTTTATGTACTGTCTCTAGATGATTTTTACTGGCCTGCAAAAATTCTGGAAGGCAGAATGGCTGGCAATCCCTGGAATGTACCCAGAGCCCTCCCTGGAAGTCACGATTTAAATCTTCTAGCTAAGACAATCGATAGTTGGCGACACCAGGGAACTCTCACAGCACCCTGCTTTTCCAAACACCTCCGCGGTGGTTATGGCGATCGAAGCGGGTGGCAGACTGCAAATCCGCGCGTTCTGCTTCTTGAGGGTTGGTTCTTAGGTTGCCGCCCCTGGGAACAACAATGCATGGATGAAGAACCAAGAGGTATACAACTAACTGATAGAGAGCGAGCTTACCGTCAAGTGGTTCACTCAGAGCTGGTCCTCTACCAATCTGTGTGGCAAAGGCTCGACAGACTGTGGCAACTGAGGGCTCTTGACCATCAAGCTGTAGAGGTCTGGAAACGTCAGCAGGAACTGTCAATGCATCTGAGAACAGGGAACTCTTTGACATCAGAGGAACTGGACCGCATGATCCGCATGATCCGCACAGCAATGCCTAGCTCCTCACTGCACAAGATTCCTGCTGACGTTGTGGCAGAAATTCGAACCGACCGAAGCGTTCCCAGAATCGGCTTGGTAGGTCAGCCTTCTGCTTCCTCAGTATCATCTACAGGGTAA
- a CDS encoding 50S ribosomal protein L32 — protein sequence MAVPKKKTSKRKRNQRNAIWRGKATIAARRALSVGKSVLSGRSQGFIYPVDDTEEAEG from the coding sequence ATGGCCGTTCCCAAGAAAAAAACGTCCAAGAGAAAACGCAACCAGCGTAATGCTATTTGGAGAGGCAAGGCTACTATCGCTGCTCGTCGAGCTCTCTCAGTCGGCAAGTCTGTTCTTAGCGGTCGCTCTCAAGGTTTTATTTACCCTGTAGATGATACTGAGGAAGCAGAAGGCTGA
- a CDS encoding peroxiredoxin codes for MTNNNCLCVGQPAPDFTATAVLNQEFQEISLSQYRGKYVVLFFYPLDFTFVCPTEITAFSDRYAEFSSKNSEVLAVSVDSEYSHLAWIQTPRNQGGIGDIAYPIISDLKREICASYNVLNEDGYADRGLFIINPQGIIMHTTINKAPVGRNVDETLRVLQAYQYVESHPDEVCPANWTPGEKTMKPSPVGSKEFFAAVN; via the coding sequence ATGACCAACAACAACTGCTTGTGTGTAGGCCAACCAGCGCCCGATTTTACTGCCACTGCAGTATTAAATCAGGAATTTCAGGAGATCTCTCTCTCTCAATATCGTGGTAAATACGTGGTGCTGTTTTTCTATCCTCTCGATTTTACCTTTGTGTGCCCAACAGAGATCACAGCCTTCAGCGACCGCTATGCTGAATTCTCAAGTAAGAACTCCGAGGTTTTAGCTGTCTCCGTTGATAGCGAATACAGCCACCTGGCCTGGATTCAGACGCCACGCAACCAGGGTGGCATAGGAGACATAGCTTATCCCATCATATCAGACCTTAAGCGAGAGATCTGTGCCTCGTATAATGTCCTCAACGAAGACGGCTATGCAGATCGTGGTCTTTTCATTATTAATCCTCAAGGTATAATAATGCATACCACAATTAACAAGGCACCTGTTGGCCGCAATGTCGACGAGACTTTACGTGTGCTGCAAGCTTATCAATACGTAGAGTCCCACCCCGATGAAGTTTGCCCCGCTAATTGGACGCCAGGCGAAAAGACCATGAAGCCAAGTCCTGTTGGCAGTAAAGAGTTTTTTGCCGCTGTCAACTGA
- a CDS encoding LPS export ABC transporter periplasmic protein LptC has product MRSLALTTFIAVLSATTGLSSCDKPQKVSNESPPFIFRSLELSHNNFGGQRSWELSSPEARYELNRRIMRSRNPRGLLYSNSKPSYSISADSMTIVNDGELILLEGQVRIQQLRGKKITIRGGQLRWIPGKNLMLIEQRPIATDKFSRLVAKSARFYPEQQELEFLGPTKIDHWSMNKTADQGQKSDVVIWTNNGSWNLASGSLSASGPIRIRHGDKDQAHLRWLEASQLSGNTVESYIDLTAPVVAVMPKYKSWLEAGTTRWWYHKQHLTTPAAFTAKIGEATVKGYGFHIGLRETTVKVLAGCTVQRSGERIQAKFCSWNWASGKILAKGDVELRRHSNNQVTQAQSLTGSAGSLKRYVQLNSSFGGRVKSKFTLARKKLSPKHQASLIGF; this is encoded by the coding sequence GTGAGGAGTTTAGCGCTAACTACTTTCATAGCAGTTCTATCAGCTACTACAGGACTTTCCTCTTGCGATAAGCCTCAAAAAGTAAGTAATGAATCTCCACCATTCATCTTTCGCAGCCTTGAGCTCAGCCATAACAACTTTGGCGGACAGCGTTCCTGGGAACTTAGCAGCCCAGAAGCAAGGTACGAGCTTAACCGCCGGATTATGCGTAGCAGGAATCCCCGTGGCTTACTTTACAGTAACAGCAAACCATCCTACTCTATCAGCGCAGATAGCATGACAATAGTCAATGATGGTGAACTTATCTTGCTTGAGGGTCAAGTCAGGATACAGCAACTTAGAGGAAAAAAAATTACAATCCGCGGTGGTCAACTGCGCTGGATTCCTGGTAAAAACTTAATGCTTATTGAGCAGAGGCCTATTGCTACAGATAAGTTCTCTCGATTGGTTGCCAAGAGTGCCAGATTTTACCCAGAACAGCAAGAGCTAGAGTTCCTTGGACCAACTAAGATAGACCACTGGAGCATGAATAAAACTGCAGATCAGGGTCAAAAATCAGATGTTGTCATATGGACCAATAACGGGAGTTGGAATTTGGCTAGTGGGAGCTTGAGTGCCTCTGGACCTATCCGTATCCGTCATGGTGACAAAGATCAAGCTCATCTGCGATGGCTAGAGGCCAGTCAGCTAAGTGGTAACACAGTCGAAAGTTACATAGATCTAACTGCGCCTGTGGTGGCTGTCATGCCTAAATATAAATCTTGGTTGGAAGCTGGTACTACCCGCTGGTGGTACCATAAGCAACACCTAACTACACCAGCAGCATTTACAGCCAAGATTGGTGAAGCAACTGTAAAGGGTTACGGGTTTCACATAGGACTAAGAGAGACCACAGTAAAAGTACTTGCAGGATGCACAGTGCAGCGTTCTGGTGAACGTATACAGGCAAAATTCTGCAGCTGGAATTGGGCATCCGGGAAGATTTTGGCCAAAGGTGACGTCGAATTGCGTCGACACAGTAACAACCAAGTCACCCAGGCACAGTCGTTGACAGGGTCAGCTGGTAGCTTAAAAAGATACGTTCAGCTCAATAGTAGTTTTGGTGGGCGTGTGAAGTCAAAGTTCACGCTAGCCCGGAAAAAACTGTCACCTAAGCATCAAGCATCTCTAATTGGGTTCTAA
- a CDS encoding bifunctional adenosylcobinamide kinase/adenosylcobinamide-phosphate guanylyltransferase: MASDLYPLSAGLTLVSGPSRSGKSRWAEHLVSNLPKVTYVATSAHQPDDMDWHERMRKHRLRRPSHWKLVECGPDLLSLLRNPPGHALLIDSLGGYVAQHLSTSHSAWGIQCEQWPDLTTQLRHPVVLVIEEIGWGVVPTTSAGYLFRERLGELAEYLSNLSKCSWLVIQGRALELTSLGLKVP; this comes from the coding sequence GTGGCATCTGATCTCTACCCACTATCTGCAGGACTAACCCTGGTGAGTGGCCCAAGCCGCAGCGGTAAGAGTCGTTGGGCTGAGCACCTTGTCTCTAATCTTCCCAAAGTCACCTACGTAGCAACGTCAGCACATCAACCAGACGATATGGATTGGCATGAACGTATGCGGAAACACCGCTTACGCCGCCCATCCCACTGGAAACTTGTGGAGTGTGGCCCAGATCTACTCTCCTTACTAAGAAATCCGCCTGGTCACGCTCTCCTTATAGATTCTCTCGGAGGTTATGTAGCACAGCACCTCAGCACTAGTCACTCTGCTTGGGGTATACAATGTGAACAATGGCCTGATCTTACTACACAGCTCCGCCATCCTGTTGTCCTAGTTATTGAGGAGATAGGCTGGGGTGTAGTACCTACCACTTCTGCTGGATATCTATTTCGTGAACGCCTAGGTGAACTTGCAGAGTATCTAAGTAACCTATCAAAATGTTCCTGGCTTGTTATTCAAGGGCGCGCATTAGAGCTTACTTCACTGGGGTTAAAAGTGCCATGA
- a CDS encoding tellurite resistance protein TerB, with translation MNTVEAFAAVALAAIACDDALNHDEAHSLRQQLEHRTPYNTYSDKEIGELFDNLLLKIRQGGVYALVDHALPVLTACQQESALAVAAQLAYADRTISKAERNFLEYLSGRLSIPKQDAQRIIAAIEALNRDSLAP, from the coding sequence ATGAATACAGTTGAAGCTTTTGCAGCTGTTGCACTAGCTGCTATTGCTTGTGATGACGCTCTAAATCACGATGAGGCTCACTCGCTGCGCCAACAGCTAGAACACCGCACTCCTTACAATACTTATAGTGATAAAGAAATAGGAGAACTATTTGATAATCTGCTATTAAAGATTCGGCAGGGGGGAGTTTACGCGCTAGTCGATCATGCATTGCCTGTTCTGACAGCCTGTCAGCAAGAGAGTGCCCTTGCTGTAGCAGCTCAGCTAGCCTATGCCGATCGCACTATCTCTAAAGCTGAGCGTAACTTCCTTGAGTATCTTTCTGGACGACTGTCGATTCCCAAGCAGGATGCACAACGCATAATTGCAGCCATCGAGGCACTAAACCGTGACAGCCTGGCTCCCTAA